One segment of Carya illinoinensis cultivar Pawnee chromosome 13, C.illinoinensisPawnee_v1, whole genome shotgun sequence DNA contains the following:
- the LOC122292054 gene encoding uncharacterized protein LOC122292054 codes for MEVKITFLLTASFLLLTGPAFAATFLEGYLDNGNFEEGPKPTDIKKTVLKGKYALPKWELNGFVEYISAGPQPGGMYFAVAHGVHAVRLGNEASISQTVKVKPGALYALTFGASRTCAQDEVLRVLVPPQKGDLPLQTLYSSNGGDTYAFGFVATSNVVTVTFHNPGIQEDPACGPLLDAVAIKELFPPRPTRDNLVKNPGFEEGPYHLVNSSHGVLLPPRQEDLTSPLPGWIIESLKAVKFIDSKHFNVPSGFAAIELVAGRESAIAQILRTVPNKFYNLTFTVGDAKNGCHGSMMIEAFAAKDTLKVPFKSEGKGRFKTASFKFKALSFRTRITFFSSFYHTRTDDFGSLCGPVLDQVRVVPVAHM; via the exons ATGGAAGTGAAAATTACATTTTTGCTTACAGCTTCCTTCTTGTTGCTCACTGGTCCTGCTTTTGCAGCTACATTTTTAGAAG GATACCTCGACAATGGAAACTTTGAAGAAGGACCAAAACCAACTGACATAAAGAAAACAGTACTCAAAGGAAAATATGCACTGCCCAAATGGGAACTCAATGGCTTTGTCGAGTACATCTCCGCTGGGCCACAGCCTGGTGGCATGTACTTCGCTGTGGCTCACGGTGTTCATGCTGTAAGGCTTGGCAATGAGGCCTCAATCTCTCAGACGGTAAAGGTTAAACCAGGTGCCTTGTATGCTCTAACATTTGGGGCATCAAGAACATGCGCACAAGATGAGGTTTTGCGGGTCTTAGTGCCTCCTCAGAAAGGAGACCTTCCTTTGCAGACACTCTACAGTAGTAATGGAGGAGACACCTATGCATTTGGATTCGTTGCCACTTCTAATGTTGTTACTGTGACATTTCACAACCCTGGGATTCAAGAGGACCCTGCTTGTGGACCACTCTTGGATGCAGTCGCTATCAAAGAGCTCTTCCCTCCAAGGCCCACAAGAG ATAACTTGGTCAAGAATCCAGGCTTTGAGGAGGGTCCCTATCATTTAGTAAACTCTTCCCATGGAGTTCTCCTTCCTCCAAGACAGGAAGACCTCACATCCCCGCTTCCTGGTTGGATCATTGAGTCCCTTAAAGCTGTGAAGTTCATAGACTCGAAGCATTTCAATGTCCCTTCTGGATTTGCCGCAATTGAACTTGTTGCAGGGAGAGAAAGTGCCATTGCCCAAATTCTCAGAACAGTTCCCAACAAATTCTATAACCTTACATTCACTGTTGGAGATGCAAAGAACGGTTGCCATGGATCAATGATGATTGAAGCATTTGCTGCTAAAGATACCTTGAAAGTCCCCTTCAAATCAGAAGGCAAGGGCAGGTTCAAGACTGCCAGTTTCAAGTTCAAAGCGCTGTCATTTAGGACCAGAATTACATTCTTCAGCTCCTTCTACCATACTAGGACCGATGACTTTGGATCTCTTTGCGGTCCTGTTCTTGATCAAGTCCGGGTTGTCCCCGTAGCTCATATGTGA
- the LOC122292055 gene encoding cytochrome b5 domain-containing protein RLF-like isoform X2, with the protein MDSDDDFTFCQVSLPAEQEGHETKKLVSDIGGISIKDEFSDGNNNGQNDCLLWNENTSSKKQGEIGSLSFNVIDTPSLEQSTEFSRLVVASGDAGGSTKKVQEEIVARKPAPRAKVPFEKGHSQMDWFKLTQTHPDLAGLNGRSNKRLISMDEVRQHQEEGSMWTALKGRVYNISPYMRFHPGGVDMLMKAVGKDSTSMFNKHHAWVNAEFLLEKCLVGTLDNSE; encoded by the exons ATGGACAGTGACGATGACTTTACGTTTTGTCAG GTTAGCTTACCAGCTGAACAAGAAGGTCACGAGACAAAGAAGCTTGTATCTGATATTGGTGGTATTAGTATAAAAGATGAATTCTCTGATGGCAACAATAATGGTCAGAATGACTGTCTTCTATGGAATGAAAATACCAGCTCTAAGAAGCAGGGTGAAATTGGTTCTTTGTCTTTCAATGTTATTGATACACCCTCTCTGGAACAGTCAACTGAGTTTTCAAGACTAGTAGTAGCATCAGGAGATGCTGGAGGTTCCACTAAAAAAGTTCAGGAGGAGATTGTTGCAAGGAAGCCAGCACCTCGAGCCAAGGTCCCTTTTGAGAAAGGACATAGCCAAATGGACTGGTTTAAGCTGACTCAAACACATCCAGACCTTGCAG GATTAAATGGACGGTCAAATAAGAGGCTTATTTCTATGGATGAAGTTAGACAACATCAGGAAGAAGGTTCCATGTGGACTGCTTTGAAGGGTCGTGTGTACAATATATCTCCATACATGAGATTTCATCCTGGAG GTGTTGATATGCTGATGAAGGCAGTGGGAAAAGACAGTACATCCATGTTTA ATAAACACCATGCTTGGGTGAATGCTGAATTTTTACTGGAGAAGTGCCTTGTGGGTACACTAGATAACAGTGAGTAA
- the LOC122291646 gene encoding caffeoyl-CoA O-methyltransferase 5-like, with translation MKELREVTAKHPRNIMTTSADEGQFLNMLLKLINAKNTMEIGVYTGYSLLATALAIPDDGKILAMDINRENYELGLPIIKKAGVAHKIEFKEGPALPVLDLLVEDEKKSQEA, from the coding sequence ATGAAGGAGCTTAGAGAGGTGACTGCCAAGCATCCACGGAACATCATGACCACCTCAGCCGATGAAGGCCAGTTCTTGAACATGCTACTCAAACTCATCAATGCCAAGAACACCATGGAGATCGGTGTCTACACCGGCTACTCCCTCCTCGCTACAGCCTTAGCGATTCCTGACGATGGAAAGATCCTGGCCATGGACATCAACAGAGAAAACTACGAGCTAGGCCTGCCCATCATCAAAAAAGCCGGTGTTGCCCACAAGATCGAATTCAAAGAAGGCCCTGCTCTCCCAGTTCTTGACCTTTTGGttgaagatgaaaagaaaagtcAAGAGGCGTGA
- the LOC122292055 gene encoding cytochrome b5 domain-containing protein RLF-like isoform X1 gives MMRLWLSYPLELAQVCQVSLPAEQEGHETKKLVSDIGGISIKDEFSDGNNNGQNDCLLWNENTSSKKQGEIGSLSFNVIDTPSLEQSTEFSRLVVASGDAGGSTKKVQEEIVARKPAPRAKVPFEKGHSQMDWFKLTQTHPDLAGLNGRSNKRLISMDEVRQHQEEGSMWTALKGRVYNISPYMRFHPGGVDMLMKAVGKDSTSMFNKHHAWVNAEFLLEKCLVGTLDNSE, from the exons ATGATGCGGTTATGGCTTTCTTATCCTCTTGAATTGGCCCAAGTCTGTCAA GTTAGCTTACCAGCTGAACAAGAAGGTCACGAGACAAAGAAGCTTGTATCTGATATTGGTGGTATTAGTATAAAAGATGAATTCTCTGATGGCAACAATAATGGTCAGAATGACTGTCTTCTATGGAATGAAAATACCAGCTCTAAGAAGCAGGGTGAAATTGGTTCTTTGTCTTTCAATGTTATTGATACACCCTCTCTGGAACAGTCAACTGAGTTTTCAAGACTAGTAGTAGCATCAGGAGATGCTGGAGGTTCCACTAAAAAAGTTCAGGAGGAGATTGTTGCAAGGAAGCCAGCACCTCGAGCCAAGGTCCCTTTTGAGAAAGGACATAGCCAAATGGACTGGTTTAAGCTGACTCAAACACATCCAGACCTTGCAG GATTAAATGGACGGTCAAATAAGAGGCTTATTTCTATGGATGAAGTTAGACAACATCAGGAAGAAGGTTCCATGTGGACTGCTTTGAAGGGTCGTGTGTACAATATATCTCCATACATGAGATTTCATCCTGGAG GTGTTGATATGCTGATGAAGGCAGTGGGAAAAGACAGTACATCCATGTTTA ATAAACACCATGCTTGGGTGAATGCTGAATTTTTACTGGAGAAGTGCCTTGTGGGTACACTAGATAACAGTGAGTAA